A region of Candidatus Defluviilinea gracilis DNA encodes the following proteins:
- a CDS encoding TIGR01777 family protein: MNILIAGGTGFLGSALAASLQADGHQVTILTRRKPRAANHVHWDGQTAGRWGQIINEMDALINVSGYSLDHAPWTQQRKRRFEDSRVLPARALVSAIAGADRRLSVYLQTSGINYYGLRGNTVADESTPPGDDFLAQLSVKWEDASQPLEQLGVRRVICRSAVVLHKSKGLFPLMKLPVNLFFGGKFGDGRQAMPWIHIVDEIDAMKFLLTHKSASGAFNLISPAQTSNAEFMRGVAWILHRPYWFHLPSFLLRVMLGEMSVLLTEGRYSQPKRLLDFGFTFEYDTLKKALANLSA, translated from the coding sequence GTGAACATACTAATCGCCGGCGGGACCGGGTTCCTCGGCTCAGCCCTCGCCGCCAGCCTGCAAGCGGATGGACACCAAGTGACCATTTTGACGCGGCGAAAGCCGCGCGCCGCGAATCACGTTCACTGGGATGGGCAGACTGCCGGGAGGTGGGGGCAGATCATCAACGAGATGGACGCGCTGATTAACGTTTCAGGATACAGCCTCGACCACGCGCCTTGGACTCAACAACGCAAGCGGCGATTCGAAGACTCGCGTGTCCTTCCCGCCCGCGCGCTTGTCTCTGCCATCGCCGGCGCTGACCGCCGCCTGAGTGTGTACCTCCAGACCTCTGGCATCAACTATTACGGCTTGCGCGGCAATACAGTCGCAGACGAATCGACCCCGCCCGGAGATGATTTCCTCGCTCAACTTTCGGTCAAGTGGGAGGATGCGTCGCAACCGCTTGAACAACTCGGCGTTCGCAGGGTAATCTGCCGTTCCGCGGTTGTGCTTCATAAGAGTAAAGGGTTATTCCCGTTGATGAAACTACCCGTCAACTTGTTTTTTGGCGGCAAGTTTGGCGATGGGCGCCAAGCCATGCCTTGGATTCATATCGTGGATGAGATCGATGCCATGAAATTTCTGCTCACGCACAAATCTGCTTCAGGCGCATTCAACTTGATCTCCCCCGCGCAAACTTCCAATGCAGAGTTTATGCGCGGGGTCGCGTGGATTCTTCACCGCCCATATTGGTTTCATCTGCCGTCGTTTCTGTTGCGAGTGATGCTGGGTGAAATGAGCGTACTGCTGACCGAAGGACGATACTCCCAACCCAAGCGGCTTCTTGATTTTGGTTTCACGTTTGAATACGATACATTGAAAAAAGCGCTGGCAAATTTGTCAGCCTAA
- the lgt gene encoding prolipoprotein diacylglyceryl transferase: MSIQFDGIHYFLFGAEQVLRFYGIILMLGAVAGAWLASKEARRRGYESEIVWDLLIYLIVGGIIGARVWHILTPPPSSGITAAWYLSHPLDAIAIWKGGLGIPGAVIGGAIVLFFYSRKHNLKFSEWADISAPCLALGQAIGRWGNFFNQELYGAPTNLPWRLYIEPEKRLAGYFDVDYYHPLFLYESILNFANMLLLLWVSRRYADRLKSGDIFLAYLVTYPVIRFFLDFLRLDASLVAGININQTFMAVIAVCAGAALYWRHRRDSIVH, encoded by the coding sequence ATGAGTATTCAATTTGACGGCATCCATTACTTTCTGTTTGGCGCGGAACAGGTCCTTCGTTTTTATGGCATCATCCTGATGCTTGGCGCGGTGGCTGGCGCCTGGCTTGCCTCAAAAGAGGCGCGTCGGCGGGGGTATGAATCGGAAATCGTTTGGGACCTGCTCATTTATTTGATCGTTGGCGGCATTATTGGCGCGCGTGTCTGGCATATCCTCACCCCGCCTCCTTCGTCTGGCATCACCGCGGCGTGGTATCTGTCCCATCCGCTGGATGCGATTGCGATCTGGAAGGGCGGGTTGGGTATTCCCGGCGCGGTCATCGGCGGCGCGATCGTTCTATTTTTTTATTCCCGCAAGCACAACTTGAAATTTTCAGAATGGGCGGATATTTCCGCTCCATGCCTGGCGCTCGGTCAGGCGATTGGTCGCTGGGGAAACTTCTTCAACCAGGAACTCTACGGTGCGCCCACAAACCTGCCGTGGAGGTTGTACATCGAGCCCGAAAAACGCCTTGCAGGGTACTTCGACGTGGATTATTACCACCCGCTGTTCTTGTATGAGTCGATTTTGAATTTTGCAAATATGCTGTTGCTGTTATGGGTTTCTCGCCGGTACGCGGATCGACTCAAGTCGGGCGATATCTTCCTCGCGTATTTGGTCACCTACCCGGTCATCCGCTTCTTTCTCGACTTCTTGCGACTCGACGCCTCCCTGGTGGCTGGCATCAACATTAACCAGACGTTTATGGCGGTCATCGCGGTATGCGCCGGCGCGGCTTTGTATTGGCGGCATCGCCGGGATTCCATTGTACATTAA
- a CDS encoding tyrosine--tRNA ligase, translated as MNIEEQVELLMQGTEYGDEDTKKAMTAELRARLAEGRPLRVYCGYDPTSTDLHLGHTISMRKLRQFQDLGHEVTFLIGSYTALVGDPSDKNKARPILTEAQVAENAKTYSDQAFRVLDREKTQVRYNGEWLSELSLLDLIRLGQNFTVQQFLARENFAKRLEKGEAIYLHETFYALMQGYDAVAMQTDVQVGGSDQLFNIIVAGRKLQEALGQKPLVGIITGILPGTDGVLRMSKSIGNIVPINTGADDMYGKLMSIPDFAMGVYMRLVTRWSPGEIDSLERELSEGKAHPRDVKMRLAREIVSIFYGDADAALAQESFVKMFQQKEIPDEMPEFQLQPGQTVLDVILAAKLTASRSDAKRLFDQRGVRLDGETIERGDIPFPHPGVIQVGKRKFLRVK; from the coding sequence GTGAATATCGAAGAACAAGTTGAATTATTGATGCAAGGCACCGAATACGGTGACGAAGATACCAAGAAAGCAATGACTGCTGAACTGCGCGCGCGTCTCGCAGAAGGCAGACCTTTGCGCGTGTACTGCGGCTACGACCCAACCTCCACCGACTTGCATCTCGGGCATACCATCTCCATGCGAAAACTTCGCCAGTTTCAGGATCTGGGTCATGAGGTCACGTTTCTGATCGGCAGTTACACGGCGTTGGTCGGCGACCCGTCTGACAAAAATAAAGCGCGCCCGATTCTGACGGAAGCGCAAGTGGCTGAAAACGCGAAGACGTATTCCGATCAAGCCTTCCGTGTTCTCGACAGGGAGAAGACGCAGGTTCGATATAACGGAGAGTGGCTGAGTGAACTCTCCCTGCTCGATCTGATCCGCCTGGGGCAGAACTTCACGGTTCAGCAATTCCTTGCCCGTGAAAATTTTGCAAAACGCCTGGAAAAAGGCGAGGCGATCTACCTGCACGAAACTTTTTACGCGTTGATGCAAGGCTATGACGCGGTTGCCATGCAAACCGACGTTCAAGTTGGCGGCTCGGACCAGTTATTCAACATCATTGTGGCGGGGAGAAAATTGCAGGAGGCGCTTGGGCAAAAGCCGCTGGTGGGCATCATCACGGGAATCTTGCCCGGCACCGACGGCGTGCTACGCATGTCCAAATCTATCGGGAATATCGTGCCCATCAACACCGGTGCGGACGATATGTATGGCAAGTTGATGTCCATTCCCGATTTTGCCATGGGCGTTTATATGCGGCTTGTCACGCGCTGGAGTCCGGGGGAGATCGACAGCCTCGAAAGAGAATTATCCGAAGGGAAAGCGCACCCGCGCGATGTGAAGATGAGGTTGGCGCGCGAGATTGTTTCGATTTTCTATGGCGACGCCGACGCCGCGTTGGCGCAGGAATCTTTTGTGAAGATGTTCCAGCAAAAAGAGATTCCCGATGAAATGCCCGAGTTCCAATTACAGCCGGGGCAAACCGTGCTGGATGTCATTCTCGCGGCGAAACTCACGGCAAGCCGGTCAGACGCGAAGCGGTTGTTCGATCAGAGGGGAGTGCGACTCGATGGGGAAACCATTGAGCGCGGAGACATACCTTTTCCGCATCCTGGCGTAATCCAAGTGGGTAAACGCAAATTCTTGCGGGTCAAATAA
- a CDS encoding HNH endonuclease, with product MYEPVLVLNANFEPINVCTTRRAVGLLLAGKADMVLNGRGHIRTIRELLPRPSIIRLESQVHRPRPHVKLTRREVFRRDNYTCQYCGKREGGLTVDHVMPRHMGGAHVWTNVVAACPSCNHRKGGRRVEEAHMRLHHLPKEPPANAAYIFGKHLNEYQEWEPFIAGW from the coding sequence ATGTACGAGCCTGTATTGGTGTTGAACGCTAATTTCGAACCGATCAACGTGTGCACGACAAGACGGGCAGTCGGTTTGTTGCTGGCTGGCAAGGCGGATATGGTATTGAACGGTCGCGGTCACATTCGGACCATTCGAGAGTTGCTCCCGCGCCCTTCGATCATCCGGCTTGAAAGCCAGGTTCATAGACCGCGCCCGCACGTCAAGTTGACGAGGCGCGAAGTGTTTCGCCGCGATAATTATACCTGTCAGTATTGCGGGAAGCGCGAAGGCGGGTTGACAGTGGACCACGTGATGCCCCGACACATGGGCGGCGCGCACGTGTGGACGAACGTGGTCGCGGCGTGCCCTTCATGCAATCACCGGAAGGGCGGCAGGCGCGTGGAAGAGGCGCACATGCGGTTACATCATTTGCCCAAGGAGCCTCCCGCCAATGCGGCGTATATTTTCGGCAAGCATTTGAATGAGTATCAAGAATGGGAGCCTTTTATCGCAGGCTGGTAA
- a CDS encoding MBL fold metallo-hydrolase, with amino-acid sequence MPKIIILGSSNAVPSIDHENTHLVIVGEERTILVDCVSTPVVRLEQAGVDFNSLTDIVITHFHPDHVAGVPLLLMDMWLMGRTKPVNIYGLHYTMDRLEDLMGFYGWDEWPNFFPVGFYRLPEAEMSLVFDSAEFRVRSSPVHHMIPTIGLRVECLTDGKVLTYSCDTEPCEQTVRLAAGADVLIHEAAGAAFGHSSAEQAGEIAAKAEVGKLYLIHYPTGRFASGDIAADARKTFTGEVIVAKDFMTIEL; translated from the coding sequence ATGCCAAAAATCATCATCCTGGGTTCGTCCAACGCGGTGCCATCGATCGATCACGAAAACACCCACCTCGTTATCGTGGGCGAGGAGCGGACGATTCTTGTGGATTGCGTCAGCACTCCCGTCGTCCGACTCGAACAAGCGGGCGTGGACTTCAACTCCCTGACCGATATTGTGATCACGCATTTTCACCCGGACCACGTGGCGGGTGTTCCGCTGTTGCTCATGGATATGTGGCTGATGGGACGGACGAAGCCAGTCAACATTTACGGCTTGCACTACACCATGGATCGACTCGAAGACCTGATGGGTTTTTACGGCTGGGACGAATGGCCCAACTTTTTCCCCGTTGGTTTTTATCGCCTGCCCGAAGCCGAAATGTCGTTGGTGTTTGATAGCGCCGAGTTCCGCGTGCGCTCGTCGCCGGTTCACCATATGATCCCGACCATCGGCTTGCGTGTGGAATGCCTGACCGATGGCAAAGTGCTAACCTATTCTTGCGACACTGAGCCATGCGAGCAGACCGTCCGCCTTGCCGCGGGGGCAGATGTGCTCATCCATGAAGCCGCTGGAGCCGCGTTCGGTCACTCCTCCGCCGAACAGGCGGGAGAGATCGCCGCGAAAGCCGAAGTGGGGAAGTTGTATCTGATCCATTATCCAACGGGGCGGTTTGCCAGTGGAGACATCGCCGCAGACGCTCGAAAAACGTTTACCGGCGAAGTGATCGTGGCGAAAGACTTTATGACGATCGAGCTATAA
- a CDS encoding ABC transporter ATP-binding protein, with product MIETNDLSKQFNNNFWAVQGVTLNVQPGQILALLGQNGAGKTTTVRMLTALLMPTRGYARVAGYDVTQNPKEIRMNVGVLTEQHGLYLRMTGAEYLDYFGKIYGLDVQARATRSKYLFDYFGLTEASQRRSGEYSKGMKQKLALARSLMHNPSVLLLDEPTSAMDPESSRLVRDEIARLRSSQRTIVICTHNLAEAEALADHIAIIYRGKILLSGTLDELQRRVLGPVEYEARFAEVFDASGLSLPAGVEVVSRGGTSLKFRIEAPQVANSKLVHSLTSMNAPLISFHEVPRKLEQVYLKTMAEAQGLAYAA from the coding sequence ATGATCGAAACAAACGATTTAAGCAAGCAGTTCAATAACAATTTTTGGGCAGTGCAGGGCGTAACGCTGAACGTTCAACCCGGTCAGATCCTGGCGTTGCTGGGGCAGAACGGCGCGGGGAAGACAACCACCGTCCGCATGTTGACCGCGTTGCTTATGCCGACGCGCGGGTATGCTCGCGTCGCCGGGTATGATGTGACGCAGAACCCGAAAGAGATTCGCATGAACGTGGGGGTGTTGACAGAACAGCACGGCTTGTATTTGCGCATGACCGGCGCCGAATACCTCGATTACTTTGGGAAAATTTATGGATTGGATGTTCAGGCGCGCGCTACGCGTAGTAAATATTTGTTCGATTACTTCGGGCTTACCGAAGCGTCGCAACGGCGCTCAGGGGAATATTCAAAAGGGATGAAGCAAAAACTCGCGCTCGCCCGCTCGTTGATGCATAATCCGTCTGTGTTATTGTTGGACGAGCCGACCTCCGCCATGGACCCGGAGTCGTCGCGATTGGTGCGGGATGAAATTGCCCGTCTGCGTTCATCCCAGCGGACGATTGTCATCTGCACGCATAACCTTGCGGAAGCCGAAGCGTTGGCGGACCATATCGCCATCATTTATCGCGGCAAGATTCTTTTGAGCGGCACGCTGGATGAATTACAGCGTCGTGTGTTGGGTCCTGTGGAATACGAAGCAAGGTTCGCGGAGGTTTTCGATGCAAGCGGGTTGAGCCTGCCTGCCGGGGTGGAGGTCGTTTCGAGGGGCGGGACCAGTCTCAAATTCCGAATTGAAGCGCCGCAGGTTGCGAATTCCAAACTTGTCCACTCGCTCACGTCCATGAATGCGCCATTGATATCCTTTCACGAAGTCCCTCGAAAATTGGAGCAGGTATATTTGAAGACCATGGCTGAGGCGCAGGGGTTGGCGTATGCGGCGTAA
- a CDS encoding stage II sporulation protein M, with translation MRRNWDAIWMVARREFVDQFRDWRIVAPMTLLMALFPFVADDSTQEAIRFMNRFGGGLILERLVPFVILVIGFFPLSFTLVVALETFVGEKERGTIEPLLSSPLEDHQLYLGKMLVGITTPLVFSFVSIVIYLVLITYRDVAFPSPYLLALVLLLTFAHAVLMVSSAIVISVQATSIRAANLLASFVVVPVAFLLQGETALIFWGNESVLWYAIAGVTLLSVLIVRLGISHFRREYLLGREIDTLNFRQMWRVFTGRFIGKAESIRAWYAVELPETISQIKRPLALVAALGVAAIAASYLWVVINVPAYLDLSPDIADRIKTLMNQNLMDFDDLSAQIPMPVLFYHNARAVVIMLLLGIVSFGTLGVTLFLINMGLVGGVLGGASVLGFSPGLLFVAGILPHGIFELSAVFLSVAATLKAGALLVTPQQEKSLGELLLVALADWLRIFIGIALPLLAIAAIIEVYVTPQLLQLFVPYF, from the coding sequence ATGCGGCGTAACTGGGATGCCATCTGGATGGTGGCGCGGCGCGAGTTCGTCGACCAATTCCGCGATTGGCGCATTGTGGCGCCGATGACGTTGCTGATGGCGCTGTTTCCATTCGTTGCGGACGATAGCACGCAGGAAGCCATTCGATTCATGAATCGCTTCGGCGGCGGCTTGATCCTCGAGCGTCTTGTTCCTTTCGTGATTCTGGTGATCGGGTTTTTTCCGCTTTCGTTTACTCTGGTGGTTGCGTTGGAAACCTTCGTGGGTGAAAAAGAGCGCGGCACCATCGAACCGCTTTTGAGTTCTCCGCTTGAAGACCATCAGCTCTATTTGGGAAAAATGTTGGTGGGGATCACAACTCCGCTTGTGTTTAGTTTTGTGTCTATTGTGATCTATCTGGTGTTGATCACGTATCGCGACGTGGCGTTCCCCAGCCCTTATTTGCTTGCGCTGGTTTTGTTGCTCACATTCGCTCACGCTGTCTTGATGGTGAGTTCGGCGATCGTTATCTCTGTGCAAGCCACGTCTATTCGCGCCGCAAATCTGTTGGCGTCGTTCGTGGTGGTGCCGGTTGCGTTTTTGTTACAGGGAGAAACCGCGCTGATCTTTTGGGGCAACGAGAGCGTGCTCTGGTACGCGATTGCGGGCGTTACCCTGCTGTCGGTGTTGATCGTCCGTCTGGGAATTTCACACTTTCGGCGCGAGTATTTATTGGGTAGGGAGATCGACACCCTGAACTTCAGACAGATGTGGCGGGTCTTTACCGGGCGGTTTATTGGAAAGGCTGAATCGATCCGCGCTTGGTACGCGGTTGAATTGCCTGAAACCATTTCACAGATTAAGCGCCCGTTGGCGCTTGTGGCGGCGCTTGGCGTTGCGGCGATCGCGGCGAGTTATCTGTGGGTGGTTATCAATGTGCCTGCCTACCTGGATCTTTCACCGGATATTGCGGATCGAATCAAGACCTTGATGAACCAAAACCTAATGGATTTTGACGATTTGAGCGCTCAGATTCCCATGCCTGTGTTGTTTTATCACAATGCTCGCGCGGTCGTGATCATGTTGTTGCTCGGAATTGTATCGTTCGGGACGCTCGGCGTCACTTTATTTCTGATCAATATGGGATTGGTGGGCGGCGTGCTCGGCGGGGCAAGTGTGCTGGGGTTTTCGCCTGGTTTGTTGTTCGTGGCTGGGATTCTGCCTCACGGCATCTTCGAGTTGTCCGCTGTGTTTCTCTCGGTCGCCGCCACATTGAAGGCTGGCGCGTTGTTGGTTACCCCACAACAGGAAAAGAGCCTGGGCGAACTTTTGCTCGTTGCCCTTGCAGATTGGCTCCGTATTTTCATCGGTATTGCCCTGCCGCTTCTTGCCATTGCGGCGATAATCGAAGTGTACGTCACTCCACAACTCCTACAATTGTTCGTCCCATACTTTTAA